A part of Strix aluco isolate bStrAlu1 chromosome 21, bStrAlu1.hap1, whole genome shotgun sequence genomic DNA contains:
- the BTBD17 gene encoding BTB/POZ domain-containing protein 17: protein MARLPAAWPVATRRWGCTAAAFLLLLLTVQAAQKTDLSGDASAATINHSLTLLQRLQELLQNGNGSDSVLRVRTAASDEAKVFHTHQLLLSLQSEVFESLLRNQSVVTLHEPPETAALFEKFIRYLYCGGVSILLHQAIPMHQLASKYRVWGLQRGVADYMKTHLASESSQGHVVGWYHYAVRVGDAALQETCLQFLAWNLSAVLGSAEWGSVSVELLLLLLERSDLVLHSELELYTAVEGWLSRRQPEAPVAERVLRAIRYPMIAPSQLFRLQAQSAVLARHYGAVQDLLFQAFQFHAASPLHFAKYFDVNCSMFLPRNYLAPSWGSQWVINNPARDDRSTSFQTQLGPSSHDAGKRVTWNVLFSPRWLPVSLRPVYSDSASGAVQPVRIEDGRPRLVITPAMSSPDFAGVSFQKTVLVGVRQQGRVLVKHAYSFHQSSEEVADFLAHADLQKRTSEYLIDNSLHLHIIIKPIYHSLIKVKK, encoded by the exons ATGGCCAGGCTGCCGGCCGCCTGGCCTGTGGCCACCCGCCGCTGGGGCTGCACTGccgccgccttcctcctcctcctcctcaccgtGCAAGCCG CCCAGAAAACCGACCTTAGCGGCGACGCCTCGGCGGCCACCATCAACCACTCGCTGACGCTGCTGCAgcggctgcaggagctgctgcagaacGGCAACGGCAGCGACTCGGTGCTGCGGGTACGCACGGCCGCCTCCGACGAGGCCAAGGTCTTCCACACACACCAGCTGCTCCTCAGCCTCCAGAGCGAGGTCTTTGAGAGCCTCCTGCGCAACCAGAGCGTCGTCACCCTGCACGAGCCGCCCGAGACTGCCGCCCTCTTCGAGAAGTTTATCAG GTACCTGTACTGCGGGGGGGTCTCCATCCTGCTGCACCAAGCCATCCCCATGCACCAGCTGGCCAGCAAGTACCGGGTGTGGGGGCTGCAGCGCGGCGTGGCCGACTACATGAAGACCCACCTGGCCAGCGAGTCGAGCCAGGGCCACGTGGTGGGCTGGTACCACTATGCCGTGCGCGTCGGGGACGCGGCGCTGCAGGAGACCTGCCTCCAGTTCCTGGCCTGGAACCTTTCGGCGGTGCTGGGCAGTGCCGAGTGGGGCTCGGTGAgcgtggagctgctgctgctgctgctggagcgcTCCGACCTGGTGCTGCACAGCGAGCTGGAGCTCTACACCGCCGTGGAGGGCTGGCTGAGCCGCCGGCAGCCCGAGGCTCCCGTGGCCGAACGGGTGCTGCGCGCCATCCGCTACCCCATGATCGCGCCCAGTCAGCTTTTCCGGCTGCAGGCGCAGTCGGCGGTGCTGGCGCGGCACTACGGCGCGGTGCAGGACCTGCTCTTCCAGGCTTTCCAGTTCCACGCCGCCTCCCCGCTCCATTTCGCCAAGTATTTCGACGTCAACTGCAGCATGTTCCTGCCCCGCAACTACCTCGCGCCCAGCTGGGGCTCCCAGTGGGTCATCAACAACCCGGCGCGGGACGACCGCAGCACCAGTTTCCAGACCCAGCTGGGTCCCAGCAGCCACGACGCCGGCAAACGGGTGACCTGGAACGTCCTGTTCTCGCCGCGCTGGCTGCCCGTCAGCCTGCGGCCTGTCTACTCGGACTCGGCCTCGGGCGCCGTCCAGCCGGTGCGCATCGAGGACGGTCGCCCCCGGCTCGTTATCACCCCGGCTATGAGCAGCCCCGACTTTGCCGGGGTCAGCTTCCAGAAGACGGTGCTGGTGGGGGTGCGGCAGCAGGGCCGTGTGCTGGTGAAACACGCCTACAGCTTCCACCAGAGCTCGGAGGAGGTGGCCGACTTCCTCGCCCACGCCGACTTGCAGAAACGCACCTCCGAGTACCTCATCGACAACTCCCTGCACCTCCACATCATCATCAAACCCATCTACCACTCCCTCATCAAGGTGAAGAAGTAA